Below is a window of bacterium DNA.
TTGGAGGGTTGCCCGTAGAGCATGGCAACATCCAAAGGTTAACGAATTTATTGAACATTTACAGTCCAATGATGATTTGATGAAATTTAAAGATATAATTCCTTTTATCACAAAAGATATTTCAATAGAGGAGGTAAAATAGAATGGATATCTATGAATTGATATTATCCGAGAGTCCTAAAAAAGTTGAACATCTACTATATCGGAGAGAACCTGAAGGGATAGGAATAGTTCTTAATGAATCATTAGGTTGTATTGATTATTTGAATCCTACCGCGGCGACTATTTTTGAGTTATGTAATGGAACTAAACAAATTAGAAATATAGTAGAAATTATCTTTAATCAATTTGAAATAGAAATTACTAAACCAGAGGTGGTAAAAGATACTATTAAATGCATTCGCGATCTTGAAGGAAGAAAGTTATTAAAACATGGATAGAATCAAAGGTATTATAGTAGTGCTTATAGCTGTACTAACTAAGTATGAGTAGTATTCAACTTTACTACAAGCTTTCTTACCTATCTATTTTAATTCTATTAGTAAGTTTCTTTCTTGAAATAATAACAGGATATGTCCTCT
It encodes the following:
- a CDS encoding PqqD family protein — encoded protein: MDIYELILSESPKKVEHLLYRREPEGIGIVLNESLGCIDYLNPTAATIFELCNGTKQIRNIVEIIFNQFEIEITKPEVVKDTIKCIRDLEGRKLLKHG